One window of the Triticum dicoccoides isolate Atlit2015 ecotype Zavitan chromosome 3B, WEW_v2.0, whole genome shotgun sequence genome contains the following:
- the LOC119278688 gene encoding cysteine-rich receptor-like protein kinase 10 translates to MKFLSFMDLPCHPWMAMVIFPLLLPLTDAQTWPSYSCGNNGDYKSNSTYEANLMLLSSFLPNKAASSSTLFATDTVGNAPDIVYALTLCRGDSNASACRSCVANAFQDLQQMCSYSRDAVVYYDPCMLKFSNKNFLATTTTTVNELPIVMNPNNLMTNADITQRLLFTLINRTAQSAANSSRRFTTSRLDVGSSPVLYCLMQCTPDLTAADCTTCFHVVSSCTLQYLAGRQGGRVLWTRCNMRYEMYPFFPGDPTLRITNLAHDVPVINNTTTPATVQPQSQPPAAAPSPEGKPTVQEHNRHKSRKRTLSIIIPVVATLLSVLMCFICFIVWKRRKGKVNINNQAAMNRPEEYALVWRLEERSSEFTLFDFPEILQATHDFSKENLLGKGGFGPVYKGQLPDGIEIAVKRLASQSGQGFTEFKNEVELIAKLQHNNLVKLLGCCIQGEEKVLVYEYLPNKSLDFFIFDENRTTLVDWEKRRVIIEGIAQGLLYLHKHSRLRIIHRDLKASNILLDQDMNPKISDFGLAKIFSSNDTQGSTKRIVGTYGYMSPEYASEGIYSIKSDVFSFGVLLLEILSGKRNSRFHHCEDFLNLLGYSWHLWEGGRWLELLELSIVTEIHTTEARRYINIALMCVQESADDRPTMSDVVAMLNSESVIIPEPNPPAYVNVRVSTVHQSAGVVVPCSNNDVTITEEPDGR, encoded by the exons ATGAAGTTCCTATCATTCATGGATCTGCCTTGTCATCCATGGATGGCTATGGTTATCTTCCCGCTCCTCCTGCCTCTCACCGATGCCCAAACGTGGCCATCCTATTCCTGCGGCAACAACGGCGACTACAAATCAAATAGCACCTACGAAGCCAACCTCATGCTCCTCTCATCCTTCCTCCCGAACAAGGCGGCATCCAGCAGCACCCTCTTCGCCACTGACACCGTTGGCAACGCTCCGGACATCGTGTACGCCCTCACGCTCTGCCGTGGGGACTCCAACGCCTCCGCCTGCCGGAGCTGCGTGGCTAACGCCTTTCAGGACCTCCAGCAAATGTGCTCATACAGTAGGGATGCCGTAGTGTACTATGATCCCTGCATGCTCAAGTTCTCCAACAAGAATTTtctcgccaccaccaccaccaccgtcaaTGAATTACCCATCGTCATGAACCCTAACAACTTAATGACAAACGCCGACATCACCCAGCGATTATTGTTCACGCTTATCAACAGAACAGCTCAATCGGCCGCCAATAGCTCGAGGAGATTCACCACCTCGCGCTTAGATGTCGGCTCCTCCCCGGTTCTTTACTGTCTCATGCAATGCACGCCCGATCTGACAGCCGCAGACTGCACGACCTGTTTCCATGTTGTCTCGAGTTGTACACTCCAGTACCTGGCCGGAAGGCAAGGTGGCCGAGTTCTGTGGACACGGTGTAACATGAGGTATGAGATGTACCCATTCTTCCCAGGGGACCCTACGCTGCGAATTACCAACTTGGCCCATGATGTTCCGGTGATCAACAACACTACGACACCAGCTACCGTGCAGCCACAATCGCAGCCACCAGCTGCAGCGCCATCCCCCGAGGGAAAACCGACCGTCCAAGAACACAACA GACACAAATCACGCAAGAGGACACTGTCGATTATTATTCCTGTGGTGGCTACGCTGCTGTCAGTACTTATGTGCTTTATCTGTTTCATTGTATGGAAGAGAAGAAAAG GTAAGGTAAACATAAACAATCAAGCTGCCATGAATAGGCCGGAAGAATATGCACTGGTTTGGAGATTGGAGGAGAGGAGTTCAGAGTTCACACTCTTTGACTTTCCTGAGATACTGCAAGCTACACATGACTTTTCCAAAGAAAATCTACTTGGGAAAGGTGGTTTTGGCCCTGTCTACAAG GGCCAATTACCAGATGGAATTGAGATTGCTGTTAAAAGGCTTGCCTCACAATCAGGACAGGGTTTCACAGAATTCAAGAATGAAGTTGAACTTATTGCAAAACTACAGCACAATAATCTGGTAAAGCTCTTGGGATGTTGCATTCAGGGAGAGGAAAAAGTATTGGTGTATGAGTATTTGCCAAATAAGAGCTTGGACTTCTTTATATTTG ATGAAAACAGAACAACTTTGGTTGATTGGGAAAAAAGACGTGTCATAATTGAAGGGATAGCCCAAGGTCTTCTATATCTTCACAAACACTCTCGATTGCGCATCATACACAGAGATCTCAAGGCCAGCAACATTCTCTTAGACCAGGACATGAATCCTAAAATTTCTGATTTTGGTCTAGCAAAAATTTTCAGCTCCAATGACACTCAGGGAAGCACAAAGAGGATAGTGGGAACATA TGGTTATATGTCTCCCGAGTATGCATCTGAAGGCATTTACTCAATCAAATCCGACGTGTTCAGCTTTGGTGTGTTGCTTCTTGAGATCCTCAGTGGAAAAAGGAATTCTCGTTTCCATCATTGCGAAGACTTTCTTAACCTTCTTGGATAT TCATGGCATCTCTGGGAAGGAGGAAGGTGGCTTGAGCTTCTAGAACTATCAATTGTTACGGAGATCCATACAACAGAGGCTAGGAGGTATATTAACATTGCACTAATGTGCGTACAAGAGAGTGCAGATGATCGACCCACCATGTCAGATGTTGTTGCAATGTTAAACAGCGAGAGTGTTATTATTCCAGAGCCTAATCCTCCTGCATATGTCAACGTAAGAGTATCTACGGTACACCAATCAGCTGGTGTTGTTGTTCCATGCAGTAATAATGATGTAACCATCACCGAAGAGCCTGATGGGAGATAG